A region from the Aquimarina sp. ERC-38 genome encodes:
- a CDS encoding glycosyltransferase family 2 protein, protein MNSEITVIIPIYNEEESLPIFLPEVISFCTENNYQLILVNDGSTDTTGKILSDFENVAQVQIITHKVNKGYGGAIKTGILQSLTDLVITIDADGQHYLEDIIKLYKKLLAVDADLVIGSRKGNANATYLRGFGKNILRAVAKLLMNFSIYDINSGMKLYRSDLVKKYLKLTPDTMSFSDIITLIFINNKHLVVEEPILIKKRIMGKSTIGVRTAFETFIEIINIVILFNPAKIFLPIAILLFTSGFIWGIYFFVQGLGISIGGSTLILAGLLIFLLGLIAEQLSAIRKNQ, encoded by the coding sequence ATGAATTCGGAAATAACCGTTATTATACCTATTTATAATGAAGAAGAATCTTTACCTATATTTCTTCCGGAGGTAATTTCATTTTGTACTGAAAACAATTATCAGCTCATATTAGTGAATGATGGCTCTACGGATACCACAGGAAAAATACTTTCTGACTTTGAAAATGTTGCTCAAGTGCAAATTATTACACATAAGGTGAATAAAGGATATGGAGGGGCAATCAAAACAGGTATTCTGCAAAGTTTAACTGATCTTGTAATTACCATAGATGCTGATGGCCAACATTATCTTGAGGATATTATTAAATTATATAAAAAATTATTAGCTGTAGATGCTGATCTGGTTATTGGTAGTCGTAAGGGAAATGCTAACGCTACGTACTTAAGGGGATTTGGAAAGAATATTCTAAGGGCTGTTGCTAAACTTTTAATGAATTTTTCTATTTACGACATTAATTCAGGTATGAAGTTGTATCGAAGTGATTTGGTGAAAAAATACCTAAAGCTTACTCCGGACACGATGTCGTTTAGCGATATTATTACTTTAATCTTTATTAATAATAAACATCTGGTGGTGGAGGAGCCTATTTTAATTAAAAAAAGGATTATGGGTAAAAGTACAATAGGTGTTCGTACGGCATTTGAAACATTTATTGAAATTATAAATATTGTTATTCTATTTAATCCGGCAAAAATATTTTTACCTATTGCTATTTTGCTATTCACCTCCGGATTCATATGGGGAATCTACTTTTTTGTTCAGGGGTTAGGTATTAGTATTGGAGGCAGTACTTTAATTTTAGCCGGACTTCTAATTTTCCTATTGGGATTAATTGCGGAACAACTTTCGGCTATTCGAAAAAATCAGTAA
- a CDS encoding tetratricopeptide repeat protein has protein sequence MNITSILHKYRFFVLLIILLTTLFIYKNHFDNPFFFDDSHTIVQNESITTLNNWTNFFTDASTFSSLPANQSYRPLITLKNAIDYQLGNGLDPVFFHIHIFIWYLVLIVLFFFLTIRLYTSSEETNYRLSAIALFSTSWFAFHTVNAETINYICARSDSFSALCTVASLLLFMNKSLRKYGIYLIPVVLGIWTKQTGVMIVPIVIAYLLLFEDQHFIYNFKKISKSDIINFGLKISPLSVIAVGLFCINQYYLTPEVTVSTNYTVSRFEYISTQFYIILHYLGSFILPINLSADPDFTIIKPWYDFRILTGLVVILILVTIMVKTSFYKKWRPVSFGIAWFFIALLPTTLNPLFQIANDHRMFFPFIGLFIAVPWTVYLIVCNYKVSTNPIFKIVLSVLVMFILFGHAYGTMQRTEVWDSRASLWKDVSIKSPKNGRGLMNYGLTFMEKGNYKEAIRLFEEALLLEPNYYSLQINLGVAYAAIKKKQLAEKYFKSAIAIKSSSPSPEYFYARYLFRNNKIGVSKKYVQYALKKSPNHLPSKELLEKIEEKQQIASEEWQELKVNITTNYTEEELLNLSLKYYTKGLYDKVISICTILLEKYPKNSRAYNNLCSAYNQMGKWQLGANACRKALELDPDYKLAQNNLNWSLKNIN, from the coding sequence ATGAACATAACATCAATTTTACATAAATACAGGTTTTTTGTTTTATTGATCATTTTACTAACCACATTATTTATTTACAAAAATCACTTTGACAACCCCTTTTTTTTTGATGATTCTCACACTATAGTCCAAAATGAATCAATAACTACTTTAAACAATTGGACAAATTTTTTTACGGATGCTAGTACGTTTAGTTCCTTACCAGCAAATCAATCCTACCGACCGTTAATCACATTAAAAAATGCAATAGACTATCAACTAGGAAATGGACTTGATCCAGTATTTTTTCATATTCATATATTTATTTGGTATTTGGTTTTAATCGTTTTGTTTTTTTTTCTGACGATCCGCTTATATACATCAAGCGAAGAAACAAATTATAGGTTATCGGCAATTGCTTTATTTAGTACGTCCTGGTTCGCTTTTCATACCGTAAATGCGGAAACTATAAATTATATCTGTGCGCGATCTGATTCCTTTTCTGCTTTATGTACCGTTGCCTCCCTCTTGTTGTTTATGAATAAGTCCTTAAGAAAATATGGTATTTACCTAATTCCAGTTGTACTAGGAATATGGACCAAACAAACCGGGGTAATGATTGTACCTATAGTCATTGCTTACTTATTACTTTTTGAAGATCAACACTTTATTTACAATTTTAAGAAAATCTCAAAATCGGATATTATAAACTTTGGATTAAAAATTTCACCCTTGTCAGTAATTGCTGTAGGCCTATTTTGCATCAATCAATATTATCTTACTCCGGAAGTTACAGTTTCTACCAACTATACAGTAAGTAGGTTTGAATATATAAGTACACAATTTTATATCATTCTACATTATCTAGGAAGCTTTATACTTCCTATTAATTTGAGTGCAGATCCGGATTTTACTATCATCAAGCCTTGGTACGACTTTCGTATCTTAACAGGATTAGTAGTTATTTTAATTCTTGTTACAATTATGGTAAAAACAAGTTTTTACAAAAAATGGCGACCTGTAAGTTTTGGTATTGCCTGGTTTTTTATTGCCCTTTTACCTACTACGCTCAATCCGTTATTTCAAATTGCTAATGACCATAGAATGTTTTTTCCGTTTATAGGTTTATTCATTGCGGTTCCATGGACAGTATATTTAATAGTGTGTAACTATAAGGTATCAACAAACCCAATTTTTAAAATTGTACTATCCGTTCTAGTAATGTTCATATTATTTGGACATGCCTATGGTACTATGCAGAGGACTGAGGTCTGGGATAGTAGAGCATCTTTATGGAAAGATGTTTCTATAAAAAGCCCAAAGAATGGAAGGGGTTTAATGAATTACGGATTAACTTTTATGGAAAAAGGTAATTATAAAGAAGCAATTAGATTATTTGAAGAAGCTCTTCTTCTAGAACCTAATTACTATTCATTACAAATTAATTTAGGAGTTGCCTATGCAGCGATCAAAAAAAAGCAATTAGCTGAAAAATACTTTAAATCTGCCATAGCGATAAAGTCTTCCTCTCCATCTCCCGAATACTTTTACGCTAGGTATTTATTTAGAAATAACAAAATTGGTGTTTCAAAAAAATATGTTCAGTATGCTTTAAAAAAAAGTCCTAATCATTTACCTTCAAAAGAATTACTAGAAAAAATCGAAGAAAAACAGCAGATAGCCTCAGAAGAATGGCAGGAATTAAAAGTTAATATTACTACTAATTATACCGAAGAGGAATTACTGAACCTGAGTTTAAAATATTATACCAAAGGATTATACGATAAAGTAATTTCCATTTGTACTATTCTACTAGAAAAATACCCAAAAAATTCAAGAGCTTATAACAATCTTTGTTCTGCTTACAATCAAATGGGTAAATGGCAACTGGGTGCAAATGCTTGCAGAAAAGCTTTGGAGTTAGACCCTGACTATAAACTCGCCCAAAATAATTTAAACTGGTCTTTAAAAAATATCAATTGA
- a CDS encoding glycosyltransferase family 2 protein, which produces MLNNKTIAVVIPCYNEATQISMVIDSMPDFVDRIIVIDDVSKDKTIDVVKKYLNPSNKSQLKLVSNLFTNIVPNIYNQADIEVHRKNVEEVSKFTPVRIHNQNPEEDKIILIEHIKNGGVGAAVATGYKWCKDHDIDCSVVMNGDGQMDPAELHSICSPIVYENIDYVKGNRLIHKSAWIIIPKIRFLGNSILSILTKIVSGYWGISDTQSGYTAMSNNALNSIPLYNIYKRYGMPNDILVKLNIAFCTIREVKIKPVYGVGEQSTLKIRKVTFPILFLLIRSFFKRLRVKYLYKSFHPLFLLYWIAIIIGTINLYFLYHLLYNFFIPNSKTPTDYLIIFIFLTISGFQSFLFAMWMDIQDNESLSK; this is translated from the coding sequence ATGTTAAACAATAAAACAATTGCAGTTGTCATTCCTTGTTATAACGAGGCTACTCAAATTTCTATGGTAATCGATAGCATGCCAGACTTTGTAGATAGAATTATTGTGATTGATGATGTTTCAAAGGATAAAACTATAGATGTAGTAAAAAAATATCTAAATCCTTCTAATAAATCACAACTAAAATTAGTCTCAAACCTCTTTACTAATATTGTACCCAATATATATAACCAGGCGGACATTGAGGTCCACCGTAAAAATGTAGAAGAAGTTAGTAAATTTACTCCTGTTAGGATTCATAATCAAAATCCCGAAGAAGATAAAATAATTCTTATTGAGCATATTAAAAACGGTGGGGTTGGAGCGGCGGTAGCCACAGGTTATAAATGGTGTAAAGATCATGATATCGACTGCTCTGTAGTAATGAATGGTGACGGACAAATGGATCCGGCAGAATTACACTCAATTTGTAGCCCTATTGTTTACGAAAATATCGATTATGTAAAAGGTAATCGATTGATTCATAAAAGTGCCTGGATAATTATTCCTAAAATTAGGTTTTTAGGAAACTCCATACTTAGTATCTTAACTAAAATAGTTTCCGGGTATTGGGGAATTTCAGATACGCAAAGTGGTTATACAGCTATGTCTAATAACGCATTAAATTCCATACCCCTATATAATATTTATAAAAGATATGGTATGCCAAATGATATTCTTGTAAAACTAAATATAGCATTCTGTACCATTCGAGAAGTAAAAATAAAACCAGTTTATGGAGTTGGTGAACAGTCCACTTTAAAAATAAGGAAAGTTACATTTCCTATATTATTTCTTTTGATTCGCTCTTTTTTCAAGCGTTTACGTGTGAAGTACTTATATAAAAGTTTCCATCCTCTGTTTTTATTGTATTGGATTGCTATTATTATAGGTACTATCAATTTATATTTTTTATACCATTTACTATATAATTTCTTTATTCCAAATTCAAAGACACCTACGGACTATCTTATCATATTTATATTTTTAACCATATCCGGATTTCAATCTTTTTTATTTGCTATGTGGATGGATATTCAGGATAACGAAAGTCTATCGAAATAA
- a CDS encoding class I SAM-dependent methyltransferase, which translates to MNKIDHSKLRATPELEDFSGKYEDENFISKYLVESYFKSVQKLIDKIKPIRSAHEIGCGEGRSTKKLKKMVSSLTASEFVPKLVKKATLLNPELKIFEESVYDLKYENASVNLLFLLEVLEHLDHPETALEELQRVSGQYLILGVPREPLWRFLNLCRFKYLKDLGNTPGHLNHWSKRSIIKLIEKKFGEVIAVQSPLPWTIVLARKKA; encoded by the coding sequence TTGAATAAAATTGATCATTCCAAATTACGGGCAACTCCGGAGTTAGAGGATTTCTCCGGAAAATATGAAGATGAAAATTTTATTTCTAAGTATTTAGTTGAATCTTATTTTAAGTCGGTTCAAAAACTAATAGATAAAATAAAACCTATTAGATCCGCTCATGAAATTGGCTGTGGCGAAGGAAGATCTACTAAAAAATTGAAGAAGATGGTATCCTCTTTAACCGCTTCTGAGTTTGTTCCAAAACTGGTAAAGAAAGCAACACTTTTAAATCCGGAGTTAAAAATTTTTGAAGAAAGTGTTTACGATTTAAAATATGAAAATGCCAGCGTGAATTTACTATTTCTATTAGAAGTTTTAGAACACCTTGACCATCCTGAGACAGCTTTAGAAGAATTACAAAGAGTCTCCGGACAATATTTAATCTTAGGAGTACCACGTGAACCCTTATGGCGTTTTTTAAATTTGTGCCGATTTAAGTATTTAAAAGATTTAGGAAATACACCCGGACATTTAAATCACTGGTCTAAAAGATCTATAATTAAGCTGATAGAAAAAAAATTTGGTGAAGTGATAGCAGTACAATCTCCTCTTCCTTGGACAATTGTTTTAGCTCGTAAAAAGGCATAA